The following coding sequences lie in one Leptospira neocaledonica genomic window:
- a CDS encoding AraC family transcriptional regulator: MEYLHIFFLKFLQFGAGAAFLYAYLEIIRPGSGNRILVLIMALTGTILLRYSWYLQNDLLEFPYLFIFLHTSVISVGPLIYTYIRSFLETEEETPKEKVFRYGLHFSPVLLFTVFECIFFSQNSSELKAQVIQGAKEFRLDWAHLGSFLASIQVSIYSLFCLYLYHKVSRRYEMYELKLIWLVLLLPVFANSLIGTAYFLKNKYLFDLGASLICVMVLLLFLVRERHPGFFSEISEVIQNAKYQNTPLLSKEIEAANFKLKELLETKTLYRDSELRLVDLAAELGLNLHQTSRYLNEVHKMNFYELINRYRVQEACKRLIEESENSVLDIAFAVGFNSKSTFHSQFVKFMGMSPALYRKQKGNSK; this comes from the coding sequence ATGGAATACCTACATATATTTTTCCTGAAATTTCTGCAATTCGGCGCGGGCGCCGCATTTCTATATGCATATTTGGAAATCATTAGACCAGGCTCCGGAAATAGGATCCTGGTGCTCATCATGGCTCTAACCGGGACCATTCTACTTAGGTACTCGTGGTATCTTCAGAACGATTTATTAGAATTTCCTTATTTATTTATATTCTTACATACCAGCGTGATCTCAGTAGGGCCACTGATCTACACATACATCCGTTCCTTCTTAGAGACAGAAGAAGAAACTCCGAAAGAAAAAGTATTTCGTTACGGACTCCATTTTTCTCCCGTCTTGCTATTTACCGTTTTTGAATGTATTTTCTTTTCGCAAAATAGCTCGGAACTAAAGGCTCAGGTAATACAAGGAGCCAAGGAATTCAGACTAGATTGGGCTCATTTAGGAAGTTTTCTCGCTAGTATCCAGGTTTCCATATATTCCCTATTCTGCCTCTATCTCTACCATAAGGTCAGCAGAAGATACGAAATGTATGAATTAAAACTGATATGGCTGGTATTACTTTTGCCAGTCTTCGCAAACAGCCTAATAGGAACCGCTTACTTCTTAAAGAACAAATATTTGTTTGATCTGGGAGCCTCTCTTATCTGCGTCATGGTGCTCCTATTATTCTTAGTTAGAGAAAGACATCCAGGATTTTTCAGTGAGATCAGCGAGGTCATTCAAAATGCAAAATATCAAAACACTCCTCTTCTTTCTAAAGAGATAGAAGCCGCAAACTTTAAGCTTAAAGAACTCTTAGAAACCAAAACTTTATATAGGGATAGCGAATTAAGATTGGTAGATCTAGCTGCGGAACTCGGACTAAATCTGCACCAAACTTCCAGATATTTAAACGAAGTTCACAAAATGAATTTTTACGAACTCATCAATCGGTACAGAGTGCAAGAAGCTTGTAAACGTCTGATAGAAGAGTCCGAAAATTCCGTATTAGATATCGCATTCGCAGTGGGATTTAATTCCAAATCCACATTTCATTCCCAGTTCGTAAAGTTTATGGGGATGTCGCCTGCATTGTACAGGAAGCAGAAAGGGAATTCTAAGTAG
- a CDS encoding LA_2444/LA_4059 family outer membrane protein: MKLVSFITILLLTISLYSQEFPADPTNAGPPMQGSGLIEQTSESAKNLSSTRKKSELGFRIMKSEYDPYQYQSNTNMAQQQANRDFNLTGNVRTIYPLYFKFVDEEKKYGVEFLFSQNALTKAHYYYIYGNDLGYGFRRRDISDLERSDYKLNYLSYALTPFGEKLYFGAGLRKVDTSMWSGSLSGIYSEKIQTLGPQVSIKSNLRLYDSLYLNLSLELYYTEGRRDFKSQGYDTSLEWTGSSFEEFAFLYKVYPHHNTMGVFRGSELDISFSYIFFEKYKLYFGYNYNRSNFSYKNYSDQYVTYYQYTDALTIYPQTPDSGREKIRGYYLGISAVF, translated from the coding sequence GTGAAATTAGTTTCATTTATTACAATATTATTACTTACTATATCCTTATATTCTCAAGAATTTCCGGCCGATCCTACGAACGCTGGTCCTCCAATGCAGGGTTCAGGTTTAATTGAACAAACTTCCGAGTCTGCTAAGAATCTCTCTTCTACTAGGAAAAAATCTGAATTGGGATTTAGAATTATGAAATCCGAATATGATCCGTATCAATACCAATCGAATACAAATATGGCCCAACAACAGGCAAATCGTGATTTTAATCTGACTGGAAATGTTCGGACTATTTATCCTTTGTATTTTAAATTTGTCGACGAAGAGAAAAAGTATGGAGTAGAGTTTTTATTTTCTCAAAATGCTCTTACAAAAGCGCACTACTATTATATTTATGGAAACGATTTAGGTTATGGGTTTAGGCGGAGAGATATTTCTGATTTAGAAAGAAGCGATTATAAGTTAAATTATTTGTCTTATGCTCTGACTCCGTTTGGAGAAAAATTGTATTTTGGCGCCGGGTTAAGAAAGGTAGATACTAGCATGTGGTCCGGAAGTTTATCTGGAATTTACTCGGAAAAAATCCAAACCTTAGGACCTCAAGTGTCGATCAAAAGTAATTTACGTTTATATGATTCTCTTTATTTGAATTTAAGTTTGGAGCTTTATTATACAGAAGGGCGTAGGGACTTTAAGTCGCAAGGTTATGATACATCTTTAGAATGGACAGGATCCAGCTTCGAAGAATTCGCCTTTTTGTATAAAGTATACCCACATCATAATACGATGGGAGTGTTCAGGGGGTCTGAGTTGGATATTTCCTTTTCTTATATTTTTTTCGAAAAATATAAACTGTACTTCGGCTATAATTATAATAGATCCAATTTTTCGTATAAAAATTATTCGGACCAATACGTTACTTATTATCAATATACGGATGCGCTTACTATATATCCTCAGACTCCTGATTCAGGAAGAGAAAAAATTCGAGGTTACTATTTAGGAATTTCTGCAGTATTTTAA
- a CDS encoding SDR family NAD(P)-dependent oxidoreductase, whose protein sequence is MQKVLVTGASGHLGFSLVKLLQERGYEVTAAVRDKNNAKKTANLKKLGVKLVSADLGDKESLRKALQGQDGLFQVAAAFNLTAKDPQKEVVEPNINGTRNILEEAHKAGIKKVVYTSSIAAVGTIAEGESPLNESTWNDSAKEPYAISKTQSEKLAWELSEKLGLNLVTVLPGTILGPQFTQPTSSLKLIQDILKGQLPFAPKMTFSYVDVRDVAMAHILAYENPAAQGRYIATGETLSVSQVCKLVKEIHPKAKTTGKELPSFIVRVMPYLDAFKHAITGLDRQINSEIVQDYLQRKQEYNSDRLEKEFQWKPMPVKKSLQETVDWMLSAAV, encoded by the coding sequence ATGCAAAAAGTATTGGTAACGGGTGCGAGTGGGCACTTGGGTTTTTCTTTAGTGAAACTTCTTCAAGAAAGAGGTTATGAGGTAACGGCTGCAGTTCGAGATAAGAACAATGCAAAGAAAACAGCTAACTTGAAAAAGTTAGGAGTAAAATTGGTATCTGCGGATTTAGGAGATAAAGAATCTCTTCGCAAAGCTCTTCAAGGACAGGATGGACTCTTCCAAGTCGCAGCGGCATTCAATCTGACCGCTAAAGATCCTCAAAAAGAAGTGGTGGAACCGAATATCAATGGAACCAGGAATATTCTAGAAGAAGCTCATAAGGCTGGAATCAAAAAAGTAGTTTATACTTCGAGTATCGCCGCAGTGGGAACGATTGCAGAAGGAGAATCCCCTTTGAACGAATCCACCTGGAACGATTCTGCAAAAGAGCCTTATGCGATATCCAAGACCCAATCCGAAAAATTAGCTTGGGAACTTTCTGAAAAGTTAGGCCTGAATCTGGTAACTGTTCTGCCCGGAACTATTTTAGGTCCTCAGTTCACTCAACCCACTTCTTCCTTAAAGCTGATCCAAGACATCCTGAAAGGCCAACTTCCGTTCGCACCTAAGATGACTTTTTCATATGTAGATGTGAGGGATGTTGCGATGGCGCATATCTTAGCCTATGAAAATCCTGCTGCACAAGGCAGATATATCGCAACCGGAGAAACATTATCCGTTTCACAAGTTTGTAAACTTGTAAAGGAGATCCATCCTAAGGCAAAAACGACAGGCAAGGAACTTCCTTCCTTTATTGTCCGAGTCATGCCTTACCTGGATGCTTTCAAACACGCAATCACTGGTTTGGACAGACAGATCAATTCCGAGATAGTACAAGATTATCTGCAAAGAAAACAAGAATATAATTCGGATCGATTGGAGAAGGAATTCCAATGGAAACCTATGCCTGTTAAAAAATCGCTCCAAGAGACGGTTGACTGGATGCTGTCCGCTGCCGTATAG
- a CDS encoding TetR family transcriptional regulator codes for MDKKRARRPEEKEIRKQSIVAALRELLVKQKHPLPSTQEIAEAAGVTKGVIYFYFRTREEIFLTLHLQETESFFKEMAELLEGPEYSLSKLKEKIIHQFSKNEIFMFVGLIIPGILESNVDHDFLYEFKKNTSDGMDELARIWLSRETRLTIANARKFILRFYFLGLMLWQHHNPPKEVKEAFLNKNLWLLEGELDQVLSESFDWLWKGMNSN; via the coding sequence GTGGATAAAAAAAGAGCCAGAAGACCAGAAGAAAAGGAAATCCGCAAGCAGTCCATTGTGGCTGCTTTGCGGGAACTTTTGGTTAAACAAAAACATCCCCTACCGAGCACCCAAGAAATTGCGGAGGCCGCAGGAGTCACCAAGGGTGTGATCTATTTTTATTTCAGAACCAGGGAAGAAATTTTCCTCACACTTCATCTGCAAGAAACGGAATCCTTTTTTAAAGAAATGGCGGAACTACTAGAAGGTCCTGAATATTCCTTATCCAAGCTAAAGGAGAAGATTATTCATCAGTTTTCGAAAAATGAAATTTTCATGTTCGTGGGGTTGATTATTCCGGGAATTTTAGAAAGTAATGTGGATCATGATTTTTTATACGAATTTAAAAAGAATACATCCGATGGAATGGATGAATTAGCGAGGATTTGGCTTTCTAGGGAAACCAGACTTACGATCGCGAATGCAAGAAAATTCATATTACGTTTTTATTTTTTAGGTCTTATGCTTTGGCAACATCATAACCCTCCCAAAGAAGTTAAAGAAGCGTTTTTAAACAAAAATCTTTGGCTTTTAGAGGGAGAATTGGATCAGGTACTTTCCGAATCATTTGACTGGCTTTGGAAAGGAATGAATTCTAACTAA